In Cicer arietinum cultivar CDC Frontier isolate Library 1 chromosome 1, Cicar.CDCFrontier_v2.0, whole genome shotgun sequence, one DNA window encodes the following:
- the LOC101498552 gene encoding 14-3-3-like protein D — translation MASSTNVRVNFVYVAKLAEQAERYDEMVEAMKKLAKMDVELSVEERNLFSVGYKNVVGSRRASWRILSSIEQKEESKGNELNAKRIKDYKHKVELELSNICNDIMILLDEHLIPSTNVAESTVFYYKMKGDYYRYLAEFKDGNEKKEVADQSLKAYQTASTTAESELQPTHPIRLGLALNFSVFYYEIMNSPERACHLAKQAFDDAVSELDTLNEDSYKDSTLIMQLLRDNLTLWTSDIPEDGEDQKMESTGRSGQDEDELGR, via the exons ATGGCTTCCTCTACCAACGTCCGTGTGAACTTTGTCTATGTTGCAAAGCTAGCCGAGCAAGCGGAGCGCTATGAtg AAATGGTGGAAGCAATGAAGAAACTAGCAAAGATGGATGTTGAATTGAGTGTGGAAGAGAGAAACTTGTTCTCTGTTGGGTACAAGAATGTGGTGGGATCCAGAAGAGCTTCATGGAGGATCCTATCATCAATAGAACAGAAAGAGGAATCAAAAGGGAATGAGTTGAATGCGAAGCGTATTAAGGATTACAAGCACAAGGTGGAGTTGGAGCTTTCCAACATTTGCAATGACATTATGATTCTTTTAGATGAACATCTTATTCCATCCACTAATGTTGCTGAATCCACAGTGTTTTATTATAAGAT GAAAGGAGATTATTATCGATACTTAGCTGAATTCAAAGATGGTAATGAAAAGAAAGAGGTAGCAGATCAGTCACTTAAAGCGTATCAG ACAGCTTCTACCACTGCTGAGAGTGAATTACAACCTACGCATCCTATTCGATTGGGTCTGGCTCTAAACTTCTCGGTGTTTTATTATGAGATAATGAATTCACCTGAAAG GGCCTGCCACCTTGCAAAGCAAGCCTTTGATGATGCTGTCTCAGAGCTGGATACCCTAAACGAAGATTCTTACAAGGACAGTACCTTGATCATGCAGCTGTTGAGAGACAACCTTACTTTATGGACTTCTGATATC